A window from Rana temporaria chromosome 8, aRanTem1.1, whole genome shotgun sequence encodes these proteins:
- the LOC120947105 gene encoding interferon-induced protein with tetratricopeptide repeats 5-like, producing the protein MSDIIKNSVMDHLLKLQCHFTWNLLGEDVDIDSVEERLNDQLVYLPDATKHRMYNFLAYLKHLKGDHEEAMIQLQKAEAHIQESSITEDSDVRRTVMYGNFAWVFYHQNQFIKSSTYAEKVDTILKQYESPPEKNTLLLDRYGEQGWAYLSFTGKYYQCALECFEQALKLDPEDPEMNSGHAMAVYRMEGFSYSRNTENRSFPLLERAVNLNPRDTVLKVLLAVKCQHMKKYDQGAMLIEQALQEQPESPYVLRNVAIFYRKDKKINEAIAMLKKAVSLTPNSITVHYQLAKCYKDLIRMPTDYNKQQNAEAIANAIFHSEKAVELNRSSVGPHILLAQVYMKANEHQKAKEEFYKTLNMNDIDSQQKQELHFYWALHLKHLRGSESEAVRHFKEVIEIQNPTWFRKTAIKELKKLEETMRLGSHH; encoded by the coding sequence TGACATCATAAAAAATTCCGTGATGGATCATCTACTGAAACTTCAATGCCATTTTACTTGGAACCTGCTTGGAGAAGATGTAGACATTGATAGTGTGGAAGAAAGGCTAAATGACCAGCTTGTGTATTTGCCAGATGCAACCAAACACAGGATGTATAACTTCCTAGCTTACCTAAAGCATCTCAAAGGAGACCATGAGGAAGCCATGATCCAGCTCCAAAAAGCTGAGGCACATATACAAGAGTCCAGCATAACAGAAGATTCAGATGTTAGGAGAACTGTTATGTATGGTAACTTTGCCTGGGTTTTCTACCACCAGAACCAGTTTATCAAGAGCTCCACCTATGCAGAAAAGGTGGACACCATTTTAAAGCAATATGAGTCTCCACCAGAGAAAAACACTCTTCTGTTAGATAGATATGGAGAACAAGGCTGGGCTTACTTATCCTTTACAGGAAAATACTATCAATGCGCGCTTGAGTGCTTTGAACAAGCTCTAAAACTTGACCCAGAAGATCCAGAAATGAATTCAGGCCATGCCATGGCTGTGTATAGAATGGAAGGTTTCAGCTATAGCAGGAACACAGAAAACAGATCTTTTCCACTCTTGGAACGGGCTGTTAACTTAAATCCCAGAGATACAGTGTTGAAGGTTCTCCTTGCAGTGAAATGTCAACATATGAAGAAGTATGATCAAGGAGCTATGTTAATAGAACAAGCTCTACAAGAACAACCAGAATCTCCTTATGTTCTTCGAAATGTGGCAATATTTTACAGAAAAGATAAAAAGATAAATGAAGCTATTGCAATGTTGAAGAAAGCAGTCAGTTTAACTCCTAACTCCATCACTGTTCATTATCAACTTGCTAAGTGTTACAAAGATTTGATAAGAATGCCCACTGATTACAATAAGCAGCAAAACGCTGAAgccattgcaaatgcaatatttCACTCGGAAAAGGCTGTTGAGCTAAACAGGTCATCTGTGGGACCTCACATTTTATTGGCTCAGGTATACATGAAAGCTAATGAACACCAAAAGGCAAAAGAAGAATTTTACAAAACTCTGAACATGAATGATATTGACTCTcaacagaaacaagagctccattTCTACTGGGCACTACATTTAAAACATTTGAGAGgatctgagtctgaagcagtaaGGCATTTTAAGGAAGTGATAGAGATACAAAATCCAACATGGTTTAGAAAAACCGCCATAAAAGAACTGAAAAAACTTGAGGAAaccatgaggctgggttcacaccattaa